In a single window of the Jaculus jaculus isolate mJacJac1 chromosome 9, mJacJac1.mat.Y.cur, whole genome shotgun sequence genome:
- the LOC105944781 gene encoding UL16-binding protein 1-like produces MGIHCALALLLLLGCQGVPWAGAHSLQYVLTIQKSLSGQWSCEIQGCLDKMLFLSYGSSDDRFSPLSHLGKSISATETWKKQVDTLKDTQNLFYQKLLDIQQKYDTIPEPLTLQIALFCQQKGDGLAHDSWSFDFNGQMFHFVPDDRKWTEDHPGSSWMKEWKDDREMNEFLYKTSLGDCKNWLQEFLVYSEETWKPTASLATSPDMSQRKATAIKPEASVLWALLFCFLLLVMYG; encoded by the exons ATGGGCATTCACTGCGCCctggctctcctcctcctcttgggcTGCCAGGGCGTCCCATGGGCTG GAGCACACTCTCTTCAGTATGTCCTCACCATTCAGAAGTCTCTCTCTGGACAGTGGTCATGTGAAATTCAAGGCTGTCTGGACAAGATGCTGTTTCTCAGCTACGGTAGTAGTGATGACAGGTTCAGTCCTTTGAGTCATCTGGGGAAGAGCATAAGTGCCACAGAGACCTGGAAGAAACAGGTGGACACTTTGAAAGACACACAGAATCTTTTCTATCAGAAACTGCTTGACATTCAGCAGAAGTATGATACAATCCCAG AGCCCCTCACCCTGCAGATCGCGTTGTTCTGTCAGCAGAAAGGCGATGGACTTGCCCATGATTCCTGGTCCTTTGACTTCAACGGACAGATGTTCCACTTTGTCCCAGACGACAGAAAGTGGACAGAGGATCATCCTGGATCCAGCTGGATGAAAGAGTGGAAAGATGACCGTGAGATGAATGAGTTCTTATACAAGACCTCACTAGGGGACTGTAAGAACTGGCTTCAAGAATTCTTGGTGTACTCGGAAGAAACATGGAAACCCACAG CCTCACTGGCCACTAGCCCAGACATGTCCCAGCGGAAAGCCACAGCCATCAAGCCCGAGGCCAGTGTTCTGTGGGCACTCCTCTTTTGCTTCCTGCTTCTGGTCATGTATG GGTAA